The following proteins come from a genomic window of Rutidosis leptorrhynchoides isolate AG116_Rl617_1_P2 chromosome 10, CSIRO_AGI_Rlap_v1, whole genome shotgun sequence:
- the LOC139870191 gene encoding auxin-induced protein 15A-like has protein sequence MGSVKKLAKKVKVKVTSGTELSHHEHLLKDQEEACSTPTGFLALYIGEERRRFVVPTGYLSHPLFKMLLDKASDEFGFEQKDGLVVPCSVAAFQEVVTAVEGSNGKFDLSHLVQELI, from the coding sequence ATGGGTTCGGTCAAGAAACTAGCCAAAAAAGTGAAGGTTAAAGTTACTAGTGGCACCGAACTATCGCACCATGAGCACTTGCTAAAGGATCAAGAGGAAGCATGTTCAACTCCAACAGGTTTTCTAGCCCTTTACATAGGGGAAGAGAGACGTAGGTTCGTGGTTCCTACTGGCTACTTATCGCACCCTTTGTTCAAGATGTTGTTAGATAAAGCATCGGACGAATTTGGGTTCGAGCAAAAGGATGGGTTGGTGGTTCCATGTAGTGTCGCGGCGTTTCAAGAAGTTGTAACCGCTGTGGAAGGTAGCAATGGAAAATTTGATCTTAGTCATTTGGTTCAAGAattgatttag